The Christiangramia flava JLT2011 genome has a segment encoding these proteins:
- a CDS encoding gliding motility lipoprotein GldH → MHKLCKGSLLILSLVLLISCDKKRVYDAYESVGNWHKDSLVSFKIEDIDTTKQYNLFLNIRNDNRYAYSNLFLITRMHFPEGKVITDTLEYEMAKPDGEWLGTGFGDVKESKLWYKENVRFDEAGEYTIDIQQAMRKNGETTGIEELKGITDVGFRIEKATTNN, encoded by the coding sequence ATGCATAAGCTTTGCAAGGGATCGCTGCTTATTTTGTCACTGGTGCTTTTGATTTCCTGCGACAAAAAGAGGGTTTATGATGCGTATGAGTCGGTTGGGAACTGGCACAAAGATTCCCTGGTAAGTTTTAAGATCGAGGATATTGACACCACGAAACAGTATAATTTATTTCTGAATATCAGGAACGATAATCGCTACGCTTACAGCAACCTGTTCCTTATTACGAGAATGCATTTTCCAGAAGGAAAAGTGATCACTGACACGTTGGAATACGAAATGGCCAAACCTGATGGCGAATGGCTGGGAACCGGTTTTGGCGATGTGAAGGAGAGCAAACTCTGGTACAAGGAAAATGTGCGCTTTGATGAGGCCGGTGAATACACGATTGATATTCAGCAGGCTATGCGTAAAAACGGGGAAACAACTGGCATCGAGGAGCTGAAGGGCATCACCGATGTAGGTTTTAGAATTGAAAAAGCTACTACTAATAACTAA
- a CDS encoding PSP1 domain-containing protein, giving the protein MACSTCSTGKDGQPKGCKNNGTCGTDGCNKLSVFDWLSNMSLPNGVEPFDFVEVRFKNGRKHFFKNSENLSLSIGDVVAVEASPGHDVGVVSLTGELVRVQMKKKKEDPNSAEILKIYRKASQKDIDVWQECREREEKIKQRSRQIAIRLKLQMKISDIEFQGDGSKATFYYTADDRVDFRQLIKEFAREFSTRIEMRQIGLRQEAARLGGIGSCGRELCCSTWLTDFRSVSTSAARYQQLSLNPQKLAGQCGKLKCCLNYELDTYLEALKSFPKSDVKLKTKKGTGVCQKVDIFKNMLWYAYEGEWMNWHRLTPEQANKIIAKNKKGETVGSLEEFEVELQLDDERTPDFNNTVGQDSLTRFDKPKKKRRNTSSNKNKKRRKRKNNNTSKSKNA; this is encoded by the coding sequence ATGGCTTGCAGCACATGCTCGACCGGGAAAGACGGTCAGCCTAAAGGATGTAAGAACAACGGTACCTGTGGTACCGATGGATGTAATAAATTGTCGGTTTTTGACTGGCTTTCCAATATGTCTCTTCCTAATGGCGTTGAGCCTTTTGACTTTGTAGAGGTGCGTTTTAAGAACGGCCGCAAACATTTCTTTAAAAATTCTGAAAACCTGAGCCTGAGCATTGGTGACGTGGTGGCCGTGGAGGCCAGTCCCGGTCATGATGTGGGAGTGGTAAGCCTTACCGGAGAGCTGGTGAGGGTACAGATGAAAAAGAAAAAGGAAGATCCCAATTCTGCCGAAATCCTGAAGATCTACCGAAAAGCCTCGCAAAAAGACATCGATGTCTGGCAGGAATGCCGCGAGCGGGAAGAGAAGATCAAGCAGCGTTCCAGGCAGATCGCGATCCGGCTGAAACTTCAGATGAAGATCAGCGATATCGAGTTCCAGGGAGATGGTTCCAAAGCCACTTTCTATTACACGGCTGATGACCGGGTAGATTTCCGTCAGCTTATCAAAGAATTTGCAAGAGAATTCAGTACGCGAATCGAAATGCGCCAAATCGGTCTTCGCCAGGAAGCCGCAAGACTGGGCGGGATTGGTTCCTGTGGAAGGGAATTGTGTTGCTCGACCTGGTTAACCGATTTTCGTTCGGTGAGTACTTCCGCAGCGCGATACCAGCAATTATCGCTCAATCCCCAGAAACTGGCGGGTCAGTGCGGGAAGCTGAAATGCTGCCTGAACTACGAACTGGATACTTATCTCGAGGCCTTAAAATCTTTTCCGAAATCTGACGTTAAGTTAAAAACCAAGAAAGGAACAGGCGTTTGCCAGAAGGTGGATATTTTCAAAAATATGCTCTGGTATGCCTACGAAGGAGAATGGATGAACTGGCACCGGTTAACACCGGAGCAGGCTAACAAGATCATCGCCAAGAACAAAAAAGGCGAAACCGTGGGCAGCCTGGAAGAATTCGAGGTGGAATTGCAGCTGGACGATGAAAGAACCCCAGATTTCAACAATACAGTGGGGCAGGATAGTCTTACACGTTTTGATAAACCGAAGAAAAAGCGGCGTAATACCAGCAGCAATAAGAACAAGAAAAGAAGAAAGCGGAAGAACAACAATACTTCAAAATCTAAGAATGCATAA
- a CDS encoding rhodanese-related sulfurtransferase, whose product MQLYNKLSAKEREALLEEAGEDRLTLSFYAYAKIGNPHLFRNHLFLAWDQMEVLGRIYVAHEGINAQLSVPAKRFNEFKSFIDGIYFLEGVRLNIAIEHDLKSFLKLKVKVRDKIVADGLNDETFDVTNKGVHVDAARFNELIQDPNTVLVDMRNHYESEIGHFKGAVTPDVDTFRDSLPIIEEDLKEHKEDKNLVMYCTGGIRCEKASAYYKHRGFKNVYQLEGGIIEYARQVEQQQLDNLFIGKNFVFDHRRAERISEDVIAHCHQCGKPCDTHVNCANEACHLLFIQCEECAEKMNHCCSTECQEIVALPYEEQKALRRGKHNSNKIFKKGRSEVLKFKQ is encoded by the coding sequence ATGCAACTGTACAATAAATTAAGCGCTAAAGAGAGAGAAGCGCTATTAGAGGAAGCCGGAGAAGACAGGCTTACGCTCTCTTTCTATGCCTACGCAAAAATCGGTAATCCGCATTTATTCAGAAATCATTTGTTTTTGGCCTGGGACCAGATGGAAGTCCTTGGAAGGATCTATGTTGCCCACGAAGGGATCAACGCCCAGCTTTCCGTGCCCGCCAAACGTTTCAATGAATTCAAGTCTTTCATCGACGGGATTTATTTCCTGGAAGGAGTTCGACTGAATATTGCCATCGAACACGACCTGAAATCGTTCCTGAAACTGAAGGTGAAAGTTCGTGATAAAATTGTGGCCGACGGTTTGAACGATGAAACCTTTGATGTAACCAATAAAGGAGTTCATGTGGATGCCGCCAGGTTCAACGAACTAATTCAGGATCCCAACACGGTCCTGGTAGATATGCGAAACCATTACGAAAGCGAAATTGGCCATTTTAAAGGAGCGGTAACCCCAGATGTGGATACCTTTAGAGATTCGCTGCCTATTATTGAAGAAGACCTCAAAGAACACAAAGAAGATAAAAACCTGGTCATGTATTGTACCGGTGGGATTCGCTGTGAAAAAGCGAGTGCCTATTACAAACATCGCGGCTTCAAGAACGTTTACCAGCTGGAAGGCGGAATTATTGAATATGCCCGCCAGGTAGAACAACAACAACTCGACAACCTGTTCATTGGAAAGAATTTCGTTTTTGACCATCGTCGTGCTGAACGGATTTCTGAAGATGTCATCGCACATTGCCACCAGTGTGGAAAACCCTGTGATACGCATGTGAACTGTGCCAACGAGGCCTGTCACCTGTTGTTTATCCAATGTGAAGAATGTGCTGAAAAAATGAATCATTGCTGTTCTACGGAATGCCAGGAAATCGTCGCTTTACCCTACGAAGAACAAAAAGCCCTTCGCCGCGGAAAGCACAACAGCAATAAGATTTTCAAAAAAGGCAGGTCTGAGGTTCTGAAATTTAAGCAGTAG
- the recA gene encoding recombinase RecA, which produces MSNDKEKEAKLKALKLTLDKMDKTYGKGTVMKMSDQAVADVDAISTGSLGLDLALGVGGYPRGRVIEIYGPESSGKTTLTLHAISEAQKKGGIAAFIDAEHAFDRFYAEKLDVDIDNLIISQPDNGEQALEIADNLIRSGAIDIIVIDSVAALTPKSEIEGEMGDSKMGLHARLMSQALRKLTSSISKTNCTVIFINQLREKIGVMFGNPETTTGGNALKFYASVRLDIRRSTQIKDSNNEVTGNKTRVKVVKNKVAPPFKTAEFDIMYGEGVSKIGEIIDIGVDYEIIKKSGSWFSYEDTKLGQGRDAVKTLLKDNPDLMEELETKIKEAIKIAKQ; this is translated from the coding sequence ATGAGCAACGATAAAGAAAAAGAAGCAAAATTAAAGGCTTTAAAGCTGACCCTTGATAAAATGGACAAGACTTACGGGAAAGGAACCGTAATGAAGATGAGCGATCAGGCTGTTGCTGATGTAGACGCCATTTCAACCGGGTCCCTTGGTCTTGACCTGGCACTGGGAGTAGGCGGTTACCCTAGAGGCCGTGTGATTGAGATCTACGGTCCTGAATCTTCGGGTAAAACAACACTTACCCTCCATGCTATTTCCGAAGCACAGAAAAAAGGTGGTATTGCCGCCTTTATTGATGCGGAACACGCGTTTGACCGTTTTTATGCAGAAAAACTGGATGTGGATATCGATAATTTGATCATCTCCCAGCCAGACAATGGGGAACAGGCACTGGAGATCGCCGATAACCTGATCCGTTCCGGAGCCATAGACATCATCGTGATCGACTCGGTTGCCGCATTGACACCAAAGAGTGAGATCGAAGGAGAAATGGGAGATTCTAAAATGGGTCTTCACGCGAGATTGATGTCACAGGCCTTGAGAAAATTAACCTCGTCGATCAGTAAAACCAACTGTACCGTGATTTTCATCAACCAGTTGCGGGAGAAGATCGGGGTGATGTTTGGGAACCCGGAAACCACTACCGGTGGTAACGCACTGAAATTCTACGCATCCGTAAGACTGGACATTAGAAGATCCACACAGATCAAGGACAGCAATAATGAAGTTACCGGTAACAAAACCCGTGTGAAGGTTGTTAAGAATAAGGTTGCGCCACCTTTCAAAACTGCTGAATTTGACATCATGTATGGTGAAGGAGTTTCAAAAATTGGAGAGATCATTGATATAGGTGTGGATTACGAGATCATCAAGAAAAGCGGTTCATGGTTCAGCTACGAAGACACCAAATTAGGCCAGGGTCGAGATGCCGTTAAAACGCTGCTGAAAGACAATCCTGATTTGATGGAAGAGCTGGAAACTAAAATCAAGGAAGCCATCAAAATCGCCAAACAATAA
- a CDS encoding membrane lipoprotein lipid attachment site-containing protein: MKKYFYLITAMLVLSSCSLDSNSEQADNIEYEIAEITGNDLPESFNFGERYTINVDYQLESDCSIYDGLYANYGGDSSQGRRQVYISAFAKVSTSSSCDDTAPGEEGTDSLNITISESGSYTFYFLTGEVAGEPIYDEVVVPVNEPGTGA; the protein is encoded by the coding sequence ATGAAAAAGTATTTTTATTTGATTACCGCGATGCTGGTTTTGAGCAGCTGTTCATTAGATTCCAATTCCGAGCAGGCAGATAATATCGAGTATGAGATCGCGGAAATAACCGGAAATGATCTACCGGAATCTTTTAACTTTGGTGAACGCTACACCATCAATGTAGATTATCAGCTGGAGAGCGACTGTAGTATTTATGACGGGTTATATGCCAATTACGGCGGGGACTCGTCACAAGGAAGAAGGCAGGTGTATATTTCTGCTTTTGCCAAGGTTTCTACCTCATCATCCTGTGATGATACCGCACCTGGTGAAGAAGGAACAGATTCTTTGAACATTACCATTTCAGAGAGCGGCTCTTACACCTTCTACTTTCTTACAGGAGAAGTCGCAGGAGAACCAATTTATGATGAAGTCGTTGTACCTGTAAATGAACCAGGTACCGGCGCATAA